A genomic region of Halobacteriovorax sp. DA5 contains the following coding sequences:
- the fabG gene encoding 3-oxoacyl-ACP reductase FabG yields MIATYNDLKNKKVLITGASRGIGLDIAKSLASQGAHVIFNYREGKEDVAKEVESQLKALGASNVTGLMFDLNNEEQMKTAVNDFVKEFGPVEGLVNNAGVSKDTLLLRTRKADLDAVIDTNLKGAIMLTSICSRGFLKAENVSIVNMSSVVGLMGNVSQTAYAASKAGLIGATKSIAKELASRNIRCNAICPGFIETDMTDALEEKAKEAYIASIPTSRFGSTEDVSNLVCFLLSQASGYITGEVIKIDGGLYI; encoded by the coding sequence ATGATTGCAACTTATAACGATTTAAAGAACAAGAAAGTTTTAATAACAGGAGCAAGCCGTGGTATCGGACTAGATATCGCTAAATCACTTGCTTCTCAAGGCGCACACGTTATCTTCAACTACCGTGAAGGAAAAGAAGATGTTGCTAAAGAAGTTGAGTCGCAACTTAAAGCGCTTGGTGCTTCAAATGTAACTGGCCTAATGTTCGATCTAAATAATGAAGAACAAATGAAGACGGCAGTAAATGACTTTGTTAAGGAATTTGGTCCAGTTGAAGGTCTTGTAAATAATGCGGGTGTTTCAAAAGACACTCTTCTGCTTAGAACGAGAAAGGCTGACCTAGACGCAGTTATCGATACAAACCTTAAAGGTGCTATCATGCTAACAAGTATCTGTTCACGTGGATTCTTAAAAGCTGAAAATGTTTCAATTGTTAATATGAGCTCAGTTGTTGGTTTAATGGGTAACGTTTCTCAAACAGCTTATGCAGCTTCTAAAGCAGGGCTTATTGGTGCAACAAAATCAATTGCCAAAGAATTAGCTAGTCGCAACATTCGTTGTAACGCTATCTGTCCAGGATTTATTGAAACGGATATGACTGATGCTCTTGAAGAAAAGGCGAAAGAAGCTTATATAGCTTCAATTCCAACTTCACGCTTTGGGTCAACGGAAGATGTATCAAACCTAGTTTGCTTCCTACTTAGCCAAGCGTCAGGATATATTACTGGTGAAGTTATTAAAATTGACGGTGGACTTTATATCTAG
- a CDS encoding inositol monophosphatase family protein has translation MKKITKSELIAIEGELIRIARGAGRILKPYQKDLSNLSISYKDAQGAVSAADHASEGYIIDQLYKLHSDIPVLAEEDFYHKYQGDYKHLKEYQDSDYLWVIDPLDGTNNFVHGLEHYCVCLSLTYKLQPVVGVIYIPEKGEFYCATKGNGAYLMKGKEKTQLKKTRSRDRGFLLATGFATEKGKPFNDEFKKFKKVMVNISAVRRLGSAAIDLCYVARGIFDGFWEKGLAPWDVAAGKIICSEAGAKVTEYNGHDHNIFSETIIVGRNPLYEKLNEMVSD, from the coding sequence ATGAAGAAGATTACTAAGAGTGAACTTATTGCCATTGAAGGTGAGTTGATTAGAATTGCTCGTGGAGCTGGAAGAATTTTAAAACCTTATCAAAAAGATCTTTCAAATTTATCGATTAGTTATAAAGATGCTCAAGGCGCAGTCTCAGCAGCAGATCATGCTTCTGAGGGATATATTATAGACCAGCTCTATAAACTACATTCAGATATTCCTGTATTGGCCGAAGAAGACTTCTATCACAAGTACCAAGGTGATTATAAGCATCTTAAGGAATACCAAGATAGCGACTACCTTTGGGTTATTGACCCCCTTGATGGTACAAATAATTTTGTTCACGGCCTGGAACATTACTGTGTTTGTCTTTCGCTAACTTATAAACTTCAACCGGTTGTTGGGGTAATTTACATCCCTGAAAAAGGTGAGTTTTATTGTGCTACAAAAGGCAATGGAGCATATCTTATGAAGGGCAAAGAAAAGACTCAACTAAAAAAAACGCGCTCAAGAGATCGTGGATTTCTATTAGCAACAGGCTTTGCCACAGAGAAGGGAAAGCCATTTAATGATGAGTTCAAAAAATTTAAAAAAGTCATGGTTAATATCTCTGCTGTTCGCAGACTTGGCTCAGCGGCCATCGATCTTTGTTATGTGGCCCGTGGAATCTTTGATGGCTTTTGGGAGAAGGGGCTGGCCCCATGGGACGTAGCCGCTGGAAAAATAATTTGTTCAGAAGCTGGTGCAAAAGTAACAGAGTATAATGGTCATGATCATAATATCTTCTCAGAGACAATTATTGTAGGCAGAAATCCCCTTTATGAGAAACTAAATGAAATGGTTTCTGATTAA
- a CDS encoding DNA gyrase inhibitor YacG: MLKVKCPECSKEFNYYSSEFRPFCSEKCKMVDLGMWLTENYTVASNEPLSESDLEAVIRKRQDEEDY, encoded by the coding sequence GTGTTGAAGGTTAAATGCCCTGAATGCTCAAAAGAGTTTAATTATTATTCAAGTGAATTTCGTCCATTTTGTAGTGAGAAATGTAAAATGGTTGATTTAGGAATGTGGCTTACTGAAAATTATACAGTCGCAAGTAATGAGCCATTATCTGAAAGTGATTTAGAGGCCGTAATTAGAAAGAGACAGGATGAAGAAGATTACTAA
- the nusB gene encoding transcription antitermination factor NusB, with protein sequence MKNQAFNNKSAARRFAFKFIYKLFLKDFKTELEEYKDDIGKLKADIEMFEESYMKEDEEHHDNDINPSVQSFGNKLITGVIKNFPEIKETASAYILKRSFDSVDAIERAIICLGTYEIKFEDTPNNAAINEYINLVKSYGKEESKSFVNGILDKVSKAQ encoded by the coding sequence GTGAAAAACCAAGCATTCAACAATAAGTCAGCAGCACGTCGTTTTGCTTTTAAATTTATCTACAAATTATTTTTAAAAGACTTCAAAACAGAACTTGAAGAATATAAAGATGATATTGGAAAGCTTAAGGCCGATATTGAAATGTTTGAAGAATCATACATGAAAGAAGACGAAGAGCACCATGATAATGATATCAACCCAAGCGTACAAAGCTTTGGTAATAAACTAATTACAGGTGTTATCAAGAACTTTCCTGAAATCAAAGAAACAGCATCAGCTTATATTCTAAAAAGAAGCTTTGATTCAGTAGATGCAATTGAAAGAGCAATTATTTGCCTTGGAACTTATGAGATTAAGTTTGAAGATACTCCAAATAATGCTGCAATCAATGAGTACATCAACCTTGTAAAGAGCTATGGGAAAGAAGAATCTAAAAGCTTTGTTAACGGAATCCTAGATAAGGTAAGTAAAGCACAATAA
- a CDS encoding YiiX/YebB-like N1pC/P60 family cysteine hydrolase, whose protein sequence is MRNFHSKFISVILVSTLLSSCASTVDQIEMAYDQYSAAVSRYIASTTPDYNPSKFKISKEVIYELQEAVEKNLVWRMDFAKAQKKNNQSSLKFISPYFDSNQKITSELNTFLKNISWVTDPTTRFEIRTNQTTLVEQRREIYFEGKRKLKRQERDIDYAIINPYDIKGAEIIKAIKIGFIANIAIYENHLLLKNKIREAIKSEKDITLQKELENYHNNLVNKLVKSPSHRRLAKMAAIYRDIKIFEEVKNKTRISYYINPLIEETLVYNELIKSYNKKKRWNEITSSLQNTISSMALKDKTYYVGYFNKAIKFENLTGGQVTYLGKTEKDHLVYQLKPMDIIFTHNKNSFNNAVVDRFWDNVGIWIGSWDEIVKLGLSKHPLIIKYRNEIQSKNLNFITTTREGIKLKSIESIYNQDDLAVIRKRKLSYHETTQGIVLALSNIGKPYDYKMDPSDTSRISFAQLVFESFPQIKWDKSHMYKQEAVAPYKITQRTGEQQDFFTVLLYHDGNEVMEDLEDNFRKLSSLQ, encoded by the coding sequence GTGAGGAATTTTCATTCGAAATTTATTTCAGTCATTTTAGTTTCAACTTTGTTATCGTCTTGTGCTTCAACTGTCGATCAAATAGAAATGGCCTATGACCAGTACTCTGCTGCAGTATCTCGCTATATCGCTTCAACAACACCAGACTACAATCCATCTAAGTTCAAGATCAGCAAAGAAGTTATCTATGAACTTCAGGAAGCCGTTGAAAAAAATCTTGTGTGGCGAATGGACTTTGCAAAAGCACAAAAGAAAAATAATCAGAGTTCTCTAAAATTTATTTCACCGTATTTTGATTCGAATCAAAAAATAACTTCTGAGCTAAATACTTTTTTAAAAAATATTTCGTGGGTAACAGATCCAACAACACGTTTTGAAATACGAACTAATCAAACGACACTAGTTGAACAAAGACGAGAAATATATTTTGAGGGAAAACGAAAGCTTAAAAGACAAGAAAGAGATATCGACTACGCAATCATTAATCCTTATGACATAAAAGGTGCCGAAATTATAAAGGCCATAAAAATTGGTTTTATCGCAAATATTGCAATCTATGAAAATCACTTACTATTAAAGAATAAAATTCGTGAAGCAATAAAAAGTGAAAAAGATATTACTCTTCAAAAAGAGCTTGAAAATTATCACAACAACCTTGTCAACAAGCTTGTTAAGTCCCCTTCTCATAGGAGACTAGCAAAGATGGCCGCAATTTATCGTGATATAAAAATATTTGAAGAAGTTAAAAATAAAACAAGAATTTCTTATTATATCAATCCACTTATTGAAGAGACGCTTGTCTATAATGAATTGATTAAGAGCTATAATAAAAAGAAAAGATGGAATGAAATTACTTCTTCACTTCAAAATACAATCTCATCGATGGCACTTAAAGATAAGACTTACTATGTAGGCTACTTTAATAAAGCTATCAAATTTGAAAATTTAACAGGTGGTCAAGTTACCTATTTAGGAAAAACAGAAAAAGACCATTTAGTTTATCAACTTAAACCAATGGACATTATTTTTACTCATAATAAGAATAGCTTTAATAACGCTGTCGTCGATCGCTTTTGGGATAATGTTGGAATCTGGATTGGTTCTTGGGATGAAATCGTTAAGCTTGGATTATCTAAGCATCCTCTCATTATTAAGTATCGTAATGAGATTCAATCTAAGAACCTCAACTTTATTACAACAACAAGAGAAGGCATCAAACTAAAAAGTATCGAATCGATCTATAATCAAGACGACCTTGCTGTAATTCGAAAAAGAAAATTATCTTATCATGAAACAACTCAAGGAATTGTTCTGGCCCTAAGCAATATAGGTAAGCCATATGATTACAAGATGGACCCTTCAGATACAAGTCGCATTTCATTTGCGCAGTTAGTCTTTGAATCCTTTCCTCAGATTAAGTGGGATAAGTCCCACATGTACAAACAAGAAGCTGTTGCTCCATATAAAATTACACAGCGCACAGGAGAACAACAAGACTTTTTCACGGTTCTTCTCTACCATGATGGAAACGAAGTAATGGAAGACCTTGAGGATAATTTCAGAAAGCTCTCTTCTCTTCAATAA
- the glyA gene encoding serine hydroxymethyltransferase translates to MFHKNANSLEKMDEEIFSLTKKELARQEEGLELIASENYTSLAVMEAQGSVLTNKYAEGLPNKRYYGGCEVVDSVEQLAINRLCELFGCKFANVQPHSGSSANMAAYFSIIAPGDKILGMDLSEGGHLTHGSPVNFSGKYFDVKFYGLNPETEMIDYDDVRRAAKEHQPKVIVAGASAYPRTIDFAKFREIADEVGAYLMVDMAHIAGLVAAGLHPSPFPHAHIVTSTTHKTLRGPRGGIILTNDEELAKKINFNVFPGIQGGPLEHVIAAKAVSFKEALDPQYKEYQKQVITNAQALAKQLIELGMEIVSGGTDNHLILMKTDPAGVTGKVAEKALEEAGITCNKNMIPGDTRSPFVTSGIRLGTPALTTRGMGEEQMKQIGTWIVEALKNAENEAALKDIKSQVEKLCKEFPVY, encoded by the coding sequence ATGTTTCATAAAAACGCCAATAGCCTAGAAAAAATGGATGAGGAAATTTTCTCGTTAACAAAAAAAGAACTAGCGAGACAAGAAGAAGGATTAGAATTAATTGCTTCTGAAAACTATACTTCACTTGCAGTAATGGAAGCACAAGGTTCAGTACTTACAAATAAGTATGCCGAAGGTTTACCTAACAAGCGCTACTACGGTGGGTGCGAAGTTGTTGACTCAGTTGAACAGCTTGCAATTAATCGTCTATGTGAATTGTTTGGATGTAAATTTGCAAACGTACAACCTCACTCAGGTTCAAGCGCAAATATGGCCGCATACTTTTCAATCATTGCTCCGGGAGACAAAATTCTTGGGATGGATCTATCAGAAGGTGGCCACCTAACTCACGGTTCACCGGTAAACTTCTCTGGAAAATATTTTGATGTAAAGTTTTATGGATTAAATCCTGAAACAGAAATGATTGATTACGATGATGTAAGAAGAGCTGCTAAAGAACACCAACCAAAGGTAATCGTAGCTGGTGCATCTGCATATCCAAGAACAATTGACTTCGCTAAGTTCAGAGAAATAGCTGATGAAGTTGGTGCTTACTTAATGGTTGATATGGCCCATATCGCTGGCCTTGTTGCTGCAGGCCTTCACCCTTCACCATTTCCTCACGCGCATATTGTAACGTCTACTACACATAAAACATTACGTGGACCACGTGGTGGTATTATCCTGACAAACGATGAAGAACTTGCAAAGAAGATAAACTTCAACGTTTTCCCGGGAATTCAAGGTGGACCTCTTGAGCACGTTATTGCTGCGAAAGCGGTATCTTTTAAAGAAGCTCTTGATCCACAATATAAGGAATATCAAAAGCAAGTTATTACAAACGCTCAAGCATTAGCTAAACAGCTAATTGAGCTAGGAATGGAAATTGTTTCAGGTGGTACAGATAATCATCTAATCCTTATGAAAACTGATCCAGCAGGCGTTACAGGTAAAGTTGCGGAAAAGGCTTTAGAAGAAGCAGGAATTACTTGTAATAAGAATATGATTCCAGGGGATACAAGATCTCCATTTGTAACGAGTGGGATTCGTCTCGGAACACCTGCACTTACAACTCGTGGAATGGGTGAAGAGCAGATGAAGCAAATAGGAACTTGGATTGTCGAGGCCCTAAAAAATGCTGAGAATGAAGCCGCTCTTAAGGACATCAAGTCGCAAGTTGAAAAGCTTTGCAAAGAATTTCCTGTCTACTAA
- a CDS encoding protein-glutamine glutaminase family protein codes for MKKINLLILSILSIYTYGQKVSVEFANDMYFDSCNAPAELPVVICEDGDSQVVLQRNQKGHLFGIYRNGSIKETEIFPVRTISDGKNVIFHNANSEQFVSQRAVEEFDTPAGRLKDMDDAQKSIFSLIRNIHPSHKEIRDSLQNFLEGVENDIERQNEKVTQAYTKMWVQDNSNKNHQCEMATKCTIKKCGDNHYIIFDPSRNVYMPINYSRDNRGNAQFTKNDSYIKYARTLGGAIIERNAEYEKSRLTAQRKAPEVMGNNSSAFFSMQDAGFSDYLKTVLPHCTKEVQGDIIALGRQSVRERDNLDFVHLVDVVNGNINSQYINRQFLPKNSCRDGDSYYASDSYEKVKEYRPRASGVISLQKANELFKKARAMKGMAWKYVQDGCYARSELMVNMFEEEGVVADKAWASGKLKIPNQQYPFWSYHTAPVVYVDNGRGGVSKMIIDPSIASKPIEVNEWLKTMGADASKVDHVGFPPSLDAISVGRTAFGIASRDSYHPQTASNMMSREARAIAAKTLLATYEKRTL; via the coding sequence ATGAAAAAGATTAACCTATTAATTTTATCAATTTTATCTATTTACACTTATGGCCAAAAAGTATCCGTTGAGTTTGCCAACGATATGTACTTTGATAGCTGTAATGCTCCTGCCGAGCTGCCTGTTGTTATTTGCGAAGATGGGGATTCTCAAGTCGTACTTCAGCGAAATCAAAAAGGGCACTTATTTGGAATTTATCGAAACGGTAGTATCAAGGAAACTGAAATATTTCCTGTCAGAACAATTAGTGATGGAAAAAATGTTATTTTTCATAATGCTAATAGTGAGCAGTTTGTTTCTCAAAGAGCAGTTGAAGAGTTTGACACTCCAGCAGGTCGTCTAAAAGATATGGATGATGCGCAAAAGTCGATTTTCTCGCTTATTCGAAATATTCATCCTTCTCATAAGGAAATTAGAGACAGTTTACAAAACTTCTTAGAAGGTGTTGAAAACGATATCGAACGCCAGAATGAAAAGGTTACTCAAGCCTACACAAAAATGTGGGTGCAGGATAATAGTAATAAGAATCATCAATGTGAAATGGCCACTAAGTGTACGATAAAAAAGTGTGGCGATAATCACTACATTATCTTTGATCCAAGCCGTAACGTTTACATGCCAATCAATTACTCTCGCGATAATCGAGGTAATGCTCAATTTACAAAGAATGATAGTTATATCAAATATGCTCGTACTCTTGGTGGAGCAATTATTGAAAGAAATGCTGAGTACGAGAAGTCTCGCCTTACGGCCCAAAGAAAAGCGCCTGAAGTTATGGGAAATAACTCATCAGCTTTCTTTAGTATGCAAGACGCAGGCTTTAGTGACTATTTGAAAACAGTTCTTCCACATTGTACTAAAGAGGTTCAGGGCGATATTATTGCACTTGGGAGGCAGTCGGTTCGCGAAAGAGATAATTTAGACTTCGTTCATCTCGTTGATGTTGTAAACGGAAATATCAATAGTCAGTATATTAATCGCCAATTCCTGCCAAAGAATAGTTGTCGCGATGGTGATAGCTACTATGCTTCTGATTCTTATGAAAAAGTTAAGGAGTATCGTCCTCGTGCAAGTGGTGTAATTTCTCTTCAAAAAGCAAACGAGCTATTTAAAAAGGCACGTGCGATGAAGGGGATGGCCTGGAAATATGTTCAAGACGGTTGTTATGCTCGTTCAGAGTTAATGGTAAATATGTTTGAAGAAGAAGGTGTTGTTGCAGATAAGGCATGGGCATCTGGTAAGCTTAAGATACCAAATCAACAATATCCTTTCTGGAGTTATCATACAGCACCTGTTGTGTACGTTGATAATGGAAGAGGTGGGGTATCTAAAATGATTATCGATCCTTCGATTGCTTCAAAACCAATTGAAGTGAACGAATGGTTAAAAACTATGGGAGCAGATGCTTCTAAAGTTGACCATGTTGGATTTCCTCCAAGTTTAGATGCAATAAGTGTTGGCCGAACAGCATTTGGAATTGCGAGTAGAGATTCTTATCACCCTCAAACTGCTTCGAATATGATGAGTCGTGAAGCTAGGGCAATAGCGGCAAAGACTTTACTAGCAACTTATGAGAAGAGAACTCTTTAG
- the nrdR gene encoding transcriptional regulator NrdR, translating into MLKIDMYCPSCQTPNTKVIDSRHLSDGLAVRRRRACLNCDFRYTTYEKLQLQVPALVKNDKRREPYNREKISKGINKACQKRPLTTAQINRLIDDVEMTLSQMNNIEVPAKIVGEVVMEKLYELDPVAYVRYASFYWNFKDIDGFIESLQKSIGQFGNLKEKFLLNKDSTSEKPSIQQ; encoded by the coding sequence ATGCTAAAAATAGATATGTATTGCCCAAGTTGCCAAACACCTAACACAAAAGTTATTGATTCCAGACATCTGTCAGATGGACTTGCTGTTCGTCGTCGCAGGGCATGTCTAAATTGTGACTTTCGTTATACGACTTATGAGAAGCTTCAGCTTCAAGTTCCGGCACTTGTAAAGAATGACAAAAGACGAGAGCCATATAACCGCGAAAAAATTTCGAAAGGGATCAATAAGGCCTGTCAAAAAAGACCTTTAACTACGGCACAAATCAACCGATTAATTGATGATGTTGAGATGACTCTATCGCAAATGAACAATATCGAAGTTCCTGCGAAAATTGTTGGTGAAGTTGTTATGGAAAAGCTTTACGAGCTAGACCCTGTTGCCTACGTTAGATATGCTTCATTCTATTGGAACTTTAAAGACATCGATGGCTTCATCGAAAGTTTACAAAAGAGCATCGGTCAATTTGGAAATTTAAAAGAAAAGTTTTTATTAAATAAGGATTCAACTAGTGAAAAACCAAGCATTCAACAATAA
- the fabD gene encoding ACP S-malonyltransferase, which yields MKKVVLIFPGQGSQYVGMGKSLEGHPSFELLEEANGALGYNLSKIMLEGPEEELTLTQNTQPAILTYSIGLFQKAKEILDAAGVEVSCVLGHSVGEYPALVAAGALSFEDALRAVHNRGKYMQEAVPAGMGKMYAVMRVPADIVEKACKEASTEGNEVMPANFNEPGQIVISGHADACDKAVSWISENFSEPHKTVELKVSAPFHSSLMKPARENMAAFFNDVTFNKTTIPYIANIDAKKYQIGTDGEVVKENLIKQIDGSVLWTQSFASLDDDTLCVEVGPGRVLMGLARKINRNIKVISLDKDGAFDELREALNS from the coding sequence ATGAAAAAAGTTGTTTTAATTTTCCCTGGTCAGGGATCACAATACGTAGGAATGGGAAAAAGTCTTGAAGGACACCCATCATTTGAATTACTTGAAGAAGCAAATGGAGCTCTTGGATACAACCTTTCAAAGATTATGCTTGAAGGCCCTGAAGAAGAGCTAACTCTTACACAAAACACTCAACCAGCAATTCTGACTTACTCAATTGGCCTATTTCAAAAAGCTAAAGAGATCTTAGATGCAGCAGGTGTTGAAGTTTCATGTGTACTTGGACACTCAGTTGGTGAATACCCTGCACTTGTTGCAGCTGGTGCTCTAAGCTTTGAAGATGCGCTAAGAGCTGTTCACAATCGTGGAAAATATATGCAAGAAGCTGTTCCTGCGGGAATGGGAAAAATGTATGCTGTAATGAGAGTTCCTGCAGATATCGTTGAAAAAGCATGTAAAGAAGCTTCAACTGAAGGCAATGAAGTAATGCCTGCAAACTTTAATGAGCCAGGACAAATCGTTATTTCGGGACATGCAGACGCATGTGACAAGGCCGTTTCATGGATTTCAGAAAACTTCTCTGAACCACATAAAACAGTTGAGCTGAAAGTAAGTGCTCCATTCCACTCTAGTCTTATGAAACCAGCTAGAGAAAATATGGCAGCATTTTTTAATGACGTAACTTTTAATAAAACGACAATTCCTTATATTGCCAATATTGACGCCAAAAAGTATCAAATTGGTACAGACGGTGAAGTTGTAAAAGAGAACCTGATCAAGCAAATTGATGGTTCAGTTCTTTGGACTCAAAGTTTTGCAAGCCTTGATGATGACACTCTTTGTGTTGAGGTTGGGCCAGGACGAGTTCTAATGGGACTAGCAAGAAAAATTAACCGTAATATCAAAGTTATCTCTTTAGACAAAGATGGTGCCTTTGATGAATTAAGAGAAGCACTAAACTCTTAG
- a CDS encoding HEAT repeat domain-containing protein: MKKLLLIATLIVSFNSYSAVNHKAHQAVLTQKLERQFKYNLKSAEMDKLKQQVLKLKGKSVAALINVMKNEKYPEKNRWMATFLLGRVMGKKSAPFISKFAKHPNWVMRMAALKSLLALNQTDYKDVYKQSLKDNSLIVRYQALENVKKLNLTDLAPNIWAMLYDKRNYHINEKLKSTKRAHIVKEIITTIGDLKFEKAKKPLLSMIQKEKYSDIHSEISDTLEKITGRKAPNGNLKEKKRFWSKISQAAVVIR, from the coding sequence TTGAAAAAACTACTTCTTATTGCAACATTAATTGTTAGTTTTAACTCGTACTCTGCTGTTAATCACAAGGCACATCAAGCTGTCTTAACGCAGAAGCTAGAAAGACAATTCAAGTACAATCTAAAGTCTGCTGAAATGGATAAGCTTAAACAGCAAGTATTAAAGCTTAAAGGAAAGTCAGTAGCGGCACTTATCAATGTAATGAAGAACGAAAAGTATCCAGAGAAAAATCGTTGGATGGCCACTTTCTTACTTGGTAGAGTTATGGGAAAGAAATCAGCTCCATTTATTTCTAAGTTTGCGAAGCATCCTAACTGGGTTATGAGAATGGCCGCTCTAAAATCATTATTAGCTTTAAATCAAACAGATTATAAGGATGTTTATAAGCAATCTCTAAAAGACAATTCTCTAATTGTTCGCTATCAAGCACTAGAGAATGTTAAGAAGTTAAACCTTACAGACCTCGCTCCAAATATTTGGGCCATGCTATATGATAAGAGAAACTATCATATCAATGAAAAACTCAAGTCAACAAAGAGGGCCCATATTGTAAAAGAAATTATTACTACAATAGGTGATCTTAAGTTCGAAAAAGCTAAGAAACCTCTTCTATCAATGATTCAAAAAGAAAAATATTCTGATATTCACAGTGAAATCTCTGATACATTAGAGAAGATTACTGGTAGAAAAGCGCCAAACGGTAACTTAAAAGAGAAGAAACGTTTCTGGTCTAAAATTTCTCAAGCGGCAGTAGTTATCCGCTAG
- the acpP gene encoding acyl carrier protein yields the protein MEQKVIQLVADQTKIDIAKINATTSFVDDLNLDSLDIVELMMKMEDEFDIQIPEEDAEGLKSVQDVVKYLESKQ from the coding sequence ATGGAACAAAAAGTAATTCAACTAGTAGCGGATCAAACAAAAATCGATATCGCAAAAATCAATGCAACAACTTCATTCGTAGACGATCTAAACCTAGACTCACTAGACATCGTTGAACTTATGATGAAGATGGAAGATGAATTTGATATTCAAATTCCAGAAGAAGATGCAGAAGGACTTAAGTCTGTTCAAGACGTAGTTAAGTACCTAGAGTCTAAGCAATAA
- the fabF gene encoding beta-ketoacyl-ACP synthase II — MSNRSNKRVVITGLGTICGLGHNTQDVWNGLIEGRSGISEAESFPIPDLAIKIAGEVKNFELDENIMEAREAKKYDRFIHFALHATEEALKDSGANLEDFDKYKVGAILGVGIGGFPITEETARTFVERGPRRISPFFIPAIIPNMATGVLSIRHGFMGVNYTVSSACASSCHAISNAVEEIRSGRHDLMITGGAEAVICNLGMGGFINMKAFSKRVDEPTKASRPFDIDRDGFVMGEGAGVLILEEYESAVKRGAKIYAEIVGHGATSDAHHITAPHPEGDGAYGCMKKAIEDAGISPEDIDYVNAHGTSTPLGDVAETGAIKRVLGEEHAKKINVSSTKSMTGHLLGAAGGVETVFTALALHHGIIPPTINIDNQDPKCDLNYTPNKAVKKDIKYALNNSFGFGSTNSSLVLKKIEG; from the coding sequence ATGAGTAACAGAAGTAATAAACGTGTTGTTATCACAGGCCTTGGAACAATTTGTGGATTAGGTCACAACACACAAGATGTTTGGAATGGACTAATCGAAGGAAGATCAGGAATCTCAGAAGCTGAAAGCTTCCCTATTCCAGATCTAGCAATCAAAATTGCTGGAGAAGTTAAAAACTTCGAATTAGATGAAAATATCATGGAAGCTCGTGAAGCGAAAAAATATGACCGCTTCATTCACTTTGCTCTTCACGCAACTGAAGAGGCCCTAAAAGACTCTGGTGCAAACCTAGAGGATTTCGATAAGTACAAAGTTGGTGCAATCCTTGGAGTTGGTATTGGTGGTTTCCCAATTACAGAAGAAACAGCAAGGACATTTGTCGAGCGTGGGCCACGTCGTATCTCACCTTTTTTCATCCCGGCGATTATTCCAAATATGGCAACTGGTGTTTTAAGTATTAGACATGGATTCATGGGTGTTAACTACACTGTTTCATCTGCATGTGCATCTTCGTGCCACGCTATTTCAAATGCGGTAGAAGAGATTCGTTCTGGCCGTCATGACCTCATGATTACAGGTGGAGCTGAAGCTGTTATCTGTAACCTAGGTATGGGTGGATTCATCAATATGAAAGCATTTTCAAAGCGCGTTGATGAGCCTACTAAAGCTTCTCGTCCATTTGATATTGATCGTGATGGTTTTGTAATGGGTGAAGGTGCTGGAGTTCTAATTCTTGAAGAATATGAAAGTGCAGTTAAGAGAGGAGCTAAGATCTATGCAGAAATCGTAGGTCACGGTGCAACTTCAGATGCTCACCATATTACAGCTCCACATCCAGAAGGTGATGGTGCTTACGGTTGTATGAAAAAAGCTATCGAAGATGCAGGTATTTCTCCAGAAGATATTGATTACGTAAATGCTCACGGAACATCAACTCCACTTGGAGATGTTGCAGAAACTGGTGCAATTAAAAGAGTACTAGGAGAAGAGCATGCAAAGAAAATAAATGTATCTTCAACTAAGTCAATGACTGGTCACCTTTTAGGTGCTGCTGGTGGTGTTGAGACTGTCTTTACAGCTCTAGCTCTTCACCACGGGATTATTCCCCCAACGATTAACATCGACAATCAAGACCCTAAATGTGATCTTAACTACACTCCTAATAAGGCAGTTAAGAAAGATATTAAATACGCCCTTAATAACTCATTTGGTTTTGGGTCGACTAACTCTTCATTAGTACTGAAGAAAATTGAAGGATAA